ATTTAATGACACTCGGGCGAGTGGCGGAATTGGCAGACGCGCTGGCTTCAGGTGCCAGTGTCCTTTTACGGACGTGGGGGTTCAAGTCCCCCTTCGCCCACAAAACACCCCGGAGCTTCAGGTAAACACAGCTCCGGGTTTTTTCTCACTTGATGCTGTTAAGGCTTCTGTAATTGGGGATTGAAAGCCCCTACGGTGTGACTAGCCGACATCGTCGTATGCTCGACCTCTTTTCTCTGTTGTGGAAAAGTAGCAGTTTTGCTTCCACTATCTCTTTGCATCGAGACAACTCTGGCTACAGGGACCTAAAACATGAGGTAATACCTATGGCTGGCTGATGGGATCTTTCTTAGAGGAATGTTTAGATACCTATTCCTAAATGGCTTGTAAAGCCAAATCTTACACCCGAATGAGGTTAACACCTTTACAGAAAATGTAAAAATGTTAATTTCGGGTTATGGCTATTGATACAAGAAAAACTTCTATTCCTTTGCCGCCCATGACTGCAACATTATGGGGAACCCCAGATGAAGCGAAGCCTCTATCTCCAAGTATCAAGAAGCTACTGGGAAAACTTCTGAACGCATCCGCAGAGAATGTTGCGCACCCCTTAGAGGATGAGATTCAAATTCAACCTTCGCAGATTAATCCAGACGATCTTGCTGATCTGAAGAAGATTGTTGGAGATCAATTCGTTACTACTGAAAAACGGCATAGATTGCGGAGGTCTAGAGGAAAGTCTTATCCAGATCTTTTGGATATGCGTTCCGGAAAAGAACTCGATTCCCCTGATGCAGTGGTGGCACCAGGAACAGAGCAAGAAGTGTTGGAGATTCTAAAACTCTGTTCAAAGAAAAAAATTGCTGTGGTACCTTTTGGCGGAGGGACAAGTGTTGTAGGAGGGGTTAATCCACTTCGGGGAAAATTTTCTGCCCTGATTTCACTTGATCTGCTGAGATTCAATCAACTCGAGGATGTTGATTCTCTTTCAATGGAAGCAACTTTGGGGGCAGGTCTTTCTGGACCTCATGCAGAGATCCTCTTAGAGAATTACGGAATGCAATTGGGCCATTATCCACAGTCCTTTCCCTACGCGTCGATTGGGGGTTACGCCGCAACTCGTTCTTCCGGCCAGTCTTCCGCAGGATATGGAAGGTTCGACGAAATGGTTCGCGGCTTAACAATTGTGACACCACAAGGGATTAACCATGTTGGGCATAATGCGCCAAAATCAGCTGCTGGTCCCGATCTCCGCGGTCTATTTCTGGGCTCGGAAGGGGTATTCGGGATCATCACTAAAGTTCGAGTTCAGGTACATAAAATTCCGGAATGCAAGCGATACGAAGCTTTCAGTTTTAAAGATTTCCACTCTGGTGTTGCTGCTATCCGGCAGGCAGTCCAAACAGGAACTGGCCCTACAGTTATCCGTCTATCTGATGAGATGGAGTCGAGTGTAAATCTCACATCAACAGATTCCATCGGGGAATCAGACTCAAAACAAAAGGGTTGTTTATGTCTCACAATGTATGAAGGGACTTCCGAACATGCAAGCTCACGCCACGAGGAGACAAGAAACCTTTTGCTTTCTCTGGGCGGGAAATCACTAGGTGAAAATCCAGTCAGACAATGGGAACAAGGAAGGTTTGGAGCACCAGTTCTCCGGGATGGCCTATTGGATAACGGTGCTGTATGCGAAACTTTGGAAACTGCCACGGATTGGAGCAATGTTATTTCTCTGAAAAAGGCAGTAACTAAAGCTATTGGTGACCGTTTAGCTAACACGGGTACTCCGGTATTGATTATGTGTCACGTATCACATATCTATGACGGGGGTTGTTCTCTTTATTTCACAATTATCGCAGGGCAAAGTGAAGATAATCCAGAAGAACAATGGTGGAATACAAAAAAGGCGGTATGTAGAGCAATTGTGGCCAATGGTGGCACCATCAGCCATCATCACGCCGTTGGGGCAGATCATCGTGAGTACCTACCCCACGAAATCGGAGACACCAATATTTCGCTTTTGAGAGCTATCAAAAACCACCTTGATCCCGTGGGAATTCTTAATCCTGCCAAACTCATATAAGTAATTAAGGACATACGCCATGTTCGCAAACTCGGAGTCGTATCCTCTCAGAACTGTAGAAATTTCTCGTGTGGCCTTGCTTACCAACCCCAAAGCTGGAAAGGGAAATGCATCTAGAGCAGCTGAAATAGCCAGGCAGACACTAACCCGCACAGGTGTAGATGTCGTCGGTATATCGGGGTCTTCGGCTGCTGCATCCCGTCAGCTTGCCAAAGAGATGATTGCTGATCCAGATATTGATGCTCTTGTAGTTTGCGGTGGTGATGGACTTATCAACCTTGCGCTCCAAGCGCATTCCTACTCAAACAAACCTATCGGAATAATTCCTTCAGGTACCGGCAATGACACCGCCCGAGCACTCGGAATATCTCTGGATCCGAGACGAGCAGCGCTTACTGTTGTACGTGGGTTTACCAGCACCTGCGACTTAGGGAAACTGCGCGATGTCCATGCTAAAGAACGATATTTCGGAACTATCGCATGTGCTGGCTTTGATTCTTTAGTCTCCGATCGGGCCAATACGTTAGCCTGGCCGCACGGGAAAGCACGGTATAACCTTGCGATGCTCGTGGAATTTAGCAAGTTTCATGCTATCCCAGCCAAAATATATCTCGATGACAAAGAATGCATCGATGATGATGTAACCCTTTGTTCTATAGGTAACACCACTACTTACGGTGGCGGCATGATGGCATGTCCCCACGCAGATCACCATGATGGACTCTTTGATGTCACTGTTATTCACCGAATAAATCGTCGAAAAGCTGCCAGAAACGTGAGGAGATTCTTCACAGGAGAATTTGAGGGTTTTCCGGAAGCTACTTTGCATCGGGCTAAGAAAGTAGAAATACATATGCCCGGAATAAATATTTATGCAGATGGAGATCGAATGTTTTCCTCTCCGGTCACAGCCGAAATAGCACCAGCGGCTGGCTGTTTTATAGTTCCTCGGCCTTAGCCACAGCCCCTTTTGGAGAAGCACATGTCTAATTTATCAGATTTACACTCAACTAAAAGAACCATCCAACGTCGACGGCTGTGGATTCGTAGTTCCATCATAATAGTACTGGTAGCGCCGCTTTTGGTAGCAGCAGCATGGATGTGGTCGATGTGGGATCCTTCTCACTACCTTTCAGAAGTAAAACTGGCGGTGGTTAATGAAGATCTCGGTACTCAGCAGGACGGAAAACAAGTCAGTTATGGTGCGGACGTAGTCAAAGGACTGTTGGAAACTGATTACCTCAATTTTACCGTGGAAAATTCATCAAACGCCGATAAAGGGTTAAGAACAGGTGAGTATATGGCGGTCCTATCTATACCTAAGAATTTTTCCTCCGATATTGCCACAGTAGTAAATTCACATCCGAAGCAACCTGAAGTTATAATATCATATAATGACCATTACGGGACAAATACTCCATTATTAACATCAGGGTTAATTCCGGGAATCCAGCAAGGGATTCAAATGGGCATTTCTCAGGGCTACGGTGCACAAATACTGGATGGCCTGAATAAACTTGGATCAGGGTTAAATGCTGCTTCAGAAGGAGCGAAGCAACTTGATGATGGGATGGGCCAGTTAAAAGATGGTACAGCGCAGGGCGTAGATGGCACACGTCAGCTCAAAGACGGAACTGAGCAGTTATTAAATGGCGCTGTTCAACTAGATGATGGGATGTCTCAATTGCTGGATGGTACGGGCAAACTTGGAACAGGGGCATCTCAAATCGATGAAGGAGTAGGTCAACTTACAGGAACTCTTATTCCTTTGTTACGACAAGTAGGTTCTGTTGTATCTGGTATAACACCCGTTATTAACCAATTAGAAAATTTGGGTCTTCATTCCCAGGCGCAAGAACTGCGGAACAGTATTTCAGCACTTGATAACAGTAGTCCAGATGCGTTATCCAACCAGTTACAAAAGCTAAAAAGTGGTACCGCCGAAATGAGCTATAATCTAAATGATCCTAGGGCACCGTATTTATCTGGGGTATTACAGCTTAAAAACGGTACTAGTCAGTTAAAGGATGGTGCTAATCAGTTAGATGATGGCATGAGCCAAATGAAAGACGGTTCGTTTTTACTTGATGATGGTGCTCGGCAATTAAAAGAAGGAACAAACCAGTTAAGAAAGGGACTGTCTGAGGGGGCGCAACAAGCTCCTAAAATTGAGGATATAGAGTCTTCTTCCCACCAGATTGCGGTCCCAGTAGGTTACGTCCAGGATTACCGACATCCGGTACAAACTCTGCAAGATTTAAATAACCCAACGTCGAAGGTTTTGTCTGAGGGTGTCACTATGATTCTCATATTAGTCTTCGGCTTTTTAGCCATGGCCCTTTCTAGTATGCTAACTCCACATCTGTTAGGAAGTCGGAAGCACCGTGGGTTTATCAGGCCTGTTCTCGCCGGATTTGGCTTATTGGCAGCTGTAAATCTCGCTATTCTGACTTTACTAACATGGGCTGGTAGCGCTGCAAGCTTCAGTATTGATTCTCCGTTGGGATTTGGCGTTGCAATCATCTTGATAGCCTCAAATGGTACTGCTTGTTTCCAGATGTTACGCATAGTTTTTGGTCAATTGGTTGGCGCTAGTCTAGCGTTGGGATATTTTGCTTACGGAGTCTTTTGTTTTGGCGGCGTATGGCCCACGCAGTTAACCCCTGCTCCTTTGAAAGCATTGCATTACCTCCATCCGATGAGCTACGCGCGAGATATTTATGTGCGTTCAGTGGATTCTAATTTTGATGGTACTTTCTATCGTGCAGTACTTGTGCTTATTATTAGTACACTATGCTTCCTTGGTGTTTCTATTTGTGCCCGAATGGTCAAAACAATGAGAAATAACAAGTGGGAGTCCGAAAATCATGTAGATCATATAATTCAGGAGAGATATAACTATGTCTAGTCCCTCTAATCCCATCGGTTTAATTTCTGGTGTAGCTAAAGACAATATCGAATGGAACCACGGTTGTGACAAAGTGGAATCTTCGATTTTGGCTTCTGCTAAAAGACTGATAATTGAGCGTGGGGTTCAGGGAACTTCAATGGCAGCTATTGCTCGGGACGCGGGAATTTCCCGCCCGACACTTTATGCCCGCTATGAAAATCGGGACGCCATTGTCCGACAACTATTAAACAATGAAATAGTGGGACTACTAGATGCAGTTTTCCCAATTCCGACTACTTTAGAGGATTTTATTAATCAAATAATTCAGGTAGCGGAAAAGGCTATAGGAAGCAAGTTTTTGAAAGCAATAGTTTCTCATGATCCGGAGGCTCTTGTCACTTATCAGTACGCGCGCTTAGGCAGATCGCAGCTGACTTTAATAAGATTTATTAAGAATATCATACTGAAATTACAACAGGATAATAATATTAGTCAGGAAAAAATCTGCAAAGATGATCCAGAAGTCTTAGCCACTTTTGTTCTATCAACTACCCAAGCTGTGGCTTTGCAGTCGACGGCTTTGGAACCGCATCTAGCTGGAAGAACTACATGGAAAATTGAGCTTTCTAAAATTTTGAAAGGATATTTATCAAATGTATGAGACAATTAGTCTAGAAAGCGCCTTGAATCGCAATCGTCGAGAAAGAGAAATTTCTGAATTATCGGATTCAAATAACGATATTGTAGATTTAGTAGTAATCGGAGGGGGCATCACAGGAGTTGGCGTGGCTTTAGATGCTGCCTCAAGGGGGCTCAAAACTGTATTGTTCGAAAAGCATGATCTGGCTTTCGGCACCTCTAGATGGTCGTCGAAATTGGCTCATGGGGGCTTGCGTTATCTAGCAAAAGGGGAAGTATCGATTGCGCATCATTCCGCAGTCGAAAGAGGGATCCTCATGGAGCGTAATGCTCCGCATCTGGTGTCTTCTCTACCTCAGGTAACTGCATTAGCAGCTGACACCAATTTGCTGCAGAAGTTAGCAGTGAGAGCTGGATATCTCGCGGGAGATGTGCTGAGAATTACAGCGGGTACAAAGTCATCTACTCTGCCTAGGTCAAAGTTTGTTTCTCCGAGACACGCTCTGGAGTTGTGTCCTCAAATCCTACGGAATCGTCTTCGAGGAGCTTGGGTTAATTTTGACGGTCAAATGGTGGATGATGCTCGATTGGTTACTGCGGTAGCTCGGACGGCGGCCGAAAAAGGTGCGTCAATCTTGACTTATTGTGAAGTAGTCGAGGCAACTGGTGATTGTGTTAAAGTACGCGATCGGATAAAGAATGTGGAGTTCGTGGTCCGTGCTCGGTCAGTGATTAGTGCTATAGGAGTTTGGGCGCAGAGTTTAGATTCAACGATTAAAGTGCGCCCAGCTCGGGGAACTCATCTAGTTTTTGATGCGACATTATTTGGTAATCCAGTTGGCGCAATGACGGTACCTCTTGAAGGTTCTATTTCACGATATCTCTTTGTCCTTCCGGAACAACATGGTCGTTGTTATTTAGGATTGACTGACGAAGACAACCCAGGGGAAATACCCGATGTTCCGCCTACCCCAGAGGAAGATATTGATTTCCTTATCCGCGGGATAAACCGAGCTCTCGAAGTAAAGATCGAGCGCAAAGACGTAAAAGCTGCGTTTACTGGGCTAAGACCCTTAATCGAAAGTGCTAACGGTGGGGGCAGTACTGCTGATCTATCACGACGGCATGCGATTCTTGAGGCCAAAGATGGGTTGATTTCAATAACTGGTGGCAAATTTACCGAATATCGGCTAATGGCTGAAGAAGTGGTAGATCGTGCGGTTAAATCACGAGGACTTCAGGCTAGTTCTTGTAGGACAAGGAACCTTCCATTGGTTGGTGCTCCTAACCACCCACTCTACGAACATGTCCAGAAAGAGCAACTTTCTGGATTACCCACTTGCATTGTTCGACGTTTCGGTAATGAAGCACCCGCAGTGGTTTCAGTAGCAAAGATAAAGCGACCGTGCGATTTATTAGATGGTGTACCAGATGTTACAAGAGCGGAGATTAGCTTTGCTATTACCCATGAGGGTGCGTTAACGGTAGATGACATCCTTGATCGAAGAACGCGGATTGGTTTGGTGGCAGAAGATCGCGTGCAAGTTGAAGAAGAGATCTCAGAAATATTCAACGAAGTTATGCAGCAAATGTGACTCTGGTTTTGATGTAGAGAGGAAGAGAAATGAGTTCTCCTGAAGTTAGAGCAGTGATAGGGAAACTAGGAGTATGGGCCCAGGTCAACCATCCTGTTACTACAGCAAATTTGATGCGTAGATTGACATCATCAAAATCACACAAGCATCATTCGCATCAAAATATTTCAGTTGAAGAGAGAAGAACAGGGCTAGACGTTGCTGCCAAGGCTGCGGGGATACCCCAACAAGTTCCTCCTGAGGATCGCCTCAATGGCATTGCCTTGGCTAACCGAGCGGCTCGAATCCCAGGAACTATTTAATCTTGCAGAAGAAGGCAATTATCATGAATAATACCCGATTTTTGAAGTTCTTTGCCTCGGCCGTAACATTAACATCCATTTTTTGTTTGTTTACCCCTACCGCGAAAAGTGTGGAATTATCCAGCCCGCTGATCTCACTCGATGATTATTTGGCAAGCATACCCAGTGTTCAAGAAGACATTACGCCACGTCTAAGCCCACAAGTTTCCGGTATTTCCACCGAATTAGGTACTACCGGTTTTCGGGTGACTGCCCCGTTCAATAGTGAACCCGGCCCTATCCGTAAAACCTTTGGTCAACCCGGCAAGCATCAGGTAGCCAGTACTGCGGTAACCCAGGGTTGCGGTCCCTTTTATCGTTTTTACAACGAGGTGCTGCGTTTTAACCATGCAGTTAATGATCCAGCGGAGTGTTATCGAACAGCCCCTGAGGGAAATCTTCCTGCTCTAGGCTACCAATTTATATACCCCACTGATCTCCAGCCCGGAACTAGAGTTCCGGTGATAATATTGAGTCCTGGAATTGGGGTCGAACCAGGATTTATGCAACGACATGCGGAATTCTATGCTTCCCACGGGTATGTTGTAGCTCTTGGTTATTCCCTCCTTAATTGGTTTGGGGCGCAAATGTCACTTGCGGCAGCTGCAGCTCATTTAGCTGACCAGGATTTGGAAAGCCCTATATATAACCACGTAGATTTTTCAAGGGTAGTTTTGGTAGGTCATTCTGCAGGCGGCGGATCGGCTCTGAGGATGTCTGGGCTAATGGGTGATTTTCTGCACCAAATTGGGCGTGAAGATGCCCAGATTCGAGGAGTAATTGGTATTAATCCAGGCCCTGCAGATTTTTCCTTGGCCTCGCCGCCTTCTGCAGTTCCTACACTGGTGCTGCCAGCTGAACATGAAACCTTGGTTCCTCATCCCTTATCCCGCATTGCCTTTGATAAAGCCGTCGGTCCGAAATGGTGGGCAGTAGTTCGAGGTGCTGAACATGGCGTCTATTTGGACTCTCCTGGAAAGTCTATCTATGATTCTTTAGTAGTTGCATTCTCTAACTACGTCAATGTGGGAGATCCTGAATCTACTAGCATATTTGAAGGATCTGATTATCGTCTCGCGAAAGACCCCGAGCTAATTGGAGTAGAAAAATACTAAAGGTAATTTATCTTTAATATTCGGTAGATCTACCCCTTCGATAAGAAATAAGATAGAGAAAATTTTATATAAAAAATTATATTGAGTATATTCTCTATCTTTTCGCATTTTAACGACGATATTATCTTGCCTGAGGCAGCAGTGTTGTAGGAATCTACGTATTTTAAATATTGCAAAATTAAACCTTATTAAAAATAAATAGATTACTATTTTTCATACATTGTGTAGTCTCGAAGAATATGTGCAGTTTTTCTCCCCCATTCACTGTTTTTTGTTCTTTCTTGATGTTTCTTAAATGATTTCTGATCAACGAACTGCTCCGAGACTTCCCAGGTCAGTCCATCAGAAAGTTCACGAACTATGAACTTTAAGCAGCCAGGTTCTTGTCGAGAAGCGATTATATGGCCAGGCAAGTATTTAAGAATCAACTCTGTTTCGTCAGAATTTTTACATCGCAAATATCCAGTCAGAATTATGGATTTTCTAGTCACGTTGCTATTTTACATTGATTGATACTTTGTAGATGGGCTTATCCCGAGAACGGAGAATATTCCGTCCATTCATTGACGAGTTCGGGCAAAATAGAAAGTGTGAAGATTAAATTCGGATTAGGACTAGATGGTGCGGCATGGAGCTCTCAAGGATCCTTGGGAAGCATCGTAGCTGGACCGAAAGCAATGACTGATGTTTTGTCAACACGTCTAGGAATTCGAAGGCCGGTCAGTACGCCCTTGGACCGGACTATTGCCATGGAAAAGTCCCTTAAAGATATTCTCCGACCGGGGATGTGGGCCTATCAATCCTTTAGCGTAGATCCCTATGGGGTGGCGTCTCAGCTGCTAGATTGGCGTGATGAACTGGTTGCGGCGGGGCTAGATCTTAAGGATCCTCGCTTAGCTGAAGGCTCTCAGCGCCTTCAGCTCCTACACCACGTGGAGCTTCATCAGAAACTTCTTCCTGGGGAGTCGGATCTTTTGTCCGACGTTGCCCAGACGCTGAGCCAGCGACTAGAGCAGCACTGGCCGCTGGGGATAGAAGATGTTATCAGTTTAGAACCGATTTCCAGTATGCCGTGGATTTGGCAAAAAATTTTGCAGCAGTTAGGGGCTCATGAAGACTGCGTCGAGCTGAAGACTATTAGTGATCTCCCGGAGCTAGAGATTATCAGCGGGGACCATGAATACGCAGTAGCTGATGTAGTCGTCGGAGAAATCAAGGGGACAGAAGAACCCCTCCAGCTATTGGTTGGAGGGCCTACAGATACGCTCGACGCCGAATTGCGTCGCGCAGGATTGCCGAGTATTGGGGTGGGTGAGTATTGCCCCGGCGGTGACCAAGTTTTGGGATCCTTTGTACAACTCGTAACGGCGGATGATCCAGTTCCAGCCCTGGTGGATCTCTTAACTCTCCGGGTAGCCGGTCAGCGGATATGGCCAGACAGCATTAATAAATTCCTAGTGCGAGCGCTCATGCGAAACTACGGTTGCGGTGCTGAGTGGCATCGAGCACTGGAAGAATTGGCAGACAATGAGGATTATGCTCAGGCCGTTGCCTTCTTCAGCACATATATTTGGGATTCCCCGTTACGCTTGGTGAGTTCGGAGGATCTCTACGATGCTGAGGCTCTGGCCACAGCCTGCGACGCCTTCGCTGAGCAGCTAAATGGCCAGGCCTTTTCTGCAGATCGGGCAGCTGTAACATCCCTAGCCACTGTTCTTCGCGAGGATTACTCCAGCGGTATTTCGGATCGTGAAATTCACCAGCTGCTCGCTGAGGTAGGGGGAAATACCCCCAGCCCAGTTTCCCTGGCCCTGGCTAATCCCAACCTCGATGTGATTTATGATCCGGCACATATCATTCCGGGATCTCAGGTGTTGTGGTGGCGAGCCACCGCCGAGAAAACTGCGGCGGCAGATACTTTCAGCCAGTCTGAACTGGCGTTGATTCAGGAGATTGCAGGTGCTGGATCCATCCCGGTGGTGTTAAGTGCAAAGGTATTCTCTGAGTTGCAGGGTGCTACCCGTCTTGCGGCTTTGGCGCAGGCGCGCCGGGTTATTGCCGTGTGTCCCCAGCGGTTAGCAGGGGAGGAACTAGTAGTTGAGCACCCCTTGCTTGACCAGCTATCAGCGTTAATCCGTCGGCGAGGACTTCCGGAACCTCGGCGGGTGAGCGCAGAAGAAGTACTAGCTGATTCTTTGTCCGTTGTTCCTGGGGCTCACGCTCCCCGAACCCCTGATCTGCGGGGGGGGTGGAATTCCAGCCGGGGACTCAACTTCTGCCGGAGAATTTGTCATATTCTCAGCTCAGTACCCTATTGGCAGCACCTATAGAGTGGGTCATTGAAAAGGCGATGGGGATTGAGACAGGGGTGAGAGATCACCTAGCCAGCGGTAACGCCATGATTGGTACTCTCTTACAGCGCGTGGTGGAGTTGGCCATAACAACAAAGCGTTACACCGCAGAGGATTTAGGCGAGTTCTTTGACCAGGCTCAAACAGAGGTGGCGTTTAGCCTGGGGACTCGGGAGTCTGAAGCACGCAAAGCAGAGATTAAGCAACTCTGCGTGGAATCCATCTTCCAGTTCTTCGAAACTCTGAAGAAAGAGAATGCGGTGCCTGTTGCGGCAGAATATCCGCTGTACCAGGAAGATAAAGCAAAGCCATTAACGGTGCCGCTTCGTGATCCAGAAACCGGGGAAGAATTGCCTGATCACTGGGTGATTGACAGAATCAACGGCTTCGTTGACGTCCTCGCCGAATATCCCGACGGAGAACTCGGCATTTTTGATACGAAATACACCACCAGCGCTAGGCGCTATCCGGAGATGGTGGAAAATCTAGCTGATGCAGATGTCCACTCTGCTCTTCAATTGGCGGTATATGCCAGGAATTTCCCCATAGATAAGGAAATTCGACGCACCGGGTTTTGGATTTTCAGGCAAAAGGAACTTCTTTGCCCGGAGAACAATGACTCCAATGATCGGTTGTGGGAACGGGCTCTAGTGACGTTGGGGAAGCGTCTTGAGATGCTGCGTCGTGGAAAGTTTGAGGATCAGCTTTACCAGCAGTTGGTTGACCATAGAGAATCTGGGGAATCATTGGACGTCAATGCAATGAAGAAGATCTGCAACTCGGAACGTGACGTGGAAATTGAACACGGCGGTTTTATTCCAGAAGGCGGACAATACCGCCATTATGATGTCCTCACCGGCTTAAAGGGGGAATACGATGTCTAAAGAAACAAGCGATTTTTCTCACTACACAATTATTGAAGCAAGCGCTGGATCAGGGAAAACCTACGCTATTACCACGGAGCTTTCTCGTCTAATATCTCAAGGCGTTGACCCCTCACGAGTTATTGCTACGACCTTTACTAAGGCGGCGGCAGCAGACCTGGAACGACGCATTGGAGAGCGACTTCTGAGCGACGGCTTTGATACGCAAGCCCGACAACTTCCAGCGGCGTTAATGGGGACAGTGAATTCCATTACTGACACTATTGTGCGTCGGTTTGCCCTGGATTCTGGAATATCGCCAGACATAGCTGTTCTTGATGAGGTCAGCGAAAGCACCTTATTCCACGCAGCATGTGCCGGGATTATTGCTCAGGCGATGCAAGATCATCGTCCGTTATTGCGGCGTTGTGGCTATGGCATTGACGTGAGTAATAGCCGATATACGAAGACAGTGGCTCATGACTGGAATGCTGTTATTGAGGATATGATTAGTTTGCTGCGGGCTAATCGTATCTCTGGTGAGTCTAAGGACAAGCTCATTGAAAAATCCCAACAGTTGGTGGAGGATGCACTGAAACTTGCTATCCCTACGGCTCGGCGGGAGCAGTGGGGTACTAGTCGGGATATTGATGAGCAGCTGGCGCAGGCTTATGAGGATGTTCTGGTTCAAGCAGAAAACGGAACTCTGAATAAGAGAACTGCTGCTGTTGTTTTAAGTGATGAAAAAGCCTATCGGCGGGTTATTGAGAATCTGCGGGATAAGCCGCGAGAGAAATATAGTTGGCCGGAATTACTGAATATTCAGCAGATTAAGGTCTCTCAGTTGCCTGGGGCTAAGAAGACCATGGGTGCTCCGGTGCAGAAAATTATTCGGGAGCATTTTGCGCCTAGTGATTTTGAGGCTAATCACAATGTGAAGGTGGCCTCGCCTTATCTAGGTACGGCGGAGTTTATCTCTGATATGAAAGAGATCATTGCTCTTACTTTTGAGACGGCGTTTAGCTGCCTTGAGGCTTATGAAGCGGCGAAGAGTGCGGCGGGGTTGATTGACTTTACGGATCAAGAAGCTCGGACCTTAGATTTGTTGCTGGAAAAACCAGAGGTCAGGGACTGGATTCAAGAATCCTATGACATTCTTGTCGTGGATGAGTTCCAGGACACCAACCCCATGCAACTGGCTTTGTTCCTGGAAATTGGAAAGCTAGTGGATCAGGTTATTTGGGTTGGGGATACCAAGCAATCTATTTATGGTTTCCGTGGGTCGGATCCGGTGTTGATGAATGAAGCGGCACGGACAATTAATAGTCGATTAGACCACACGCAGGTGAGCCGCAATATTTTGAGTGATTCCTGGCGCACGGACGGGGTGCCGCTGCGTTTTAGTAATGAGTACTTTAAACGGGTATTTGATAATACCGAAAATGTCATTCTTAATATCCCTGAGCAACGGAAAGAACAGAACCCAGATATTGAGGAATCGGGGAGACTAGAGTTCTGGGAATTCACCAAAGTCGGAGATATTCCTGGAATTGTTGCCGAAGGGATCTCCCAGCTGCGTAAAGAGGGAGAAGAAGGCAGCATTGCGGTGCTGACTCGGCAAGGTGACACCGGTGTTGAGATTCTTCAAGAATTAAAGAGGCAGGGTATCCCGGCCACGGGTCCGGATATGCCAGTGGAAGAGAACTTGGAAGTGCTGCTGCTTCTGGCCGGACTTCGGTGGGTCGTGGACCAGCACGACACGGCGGCGCTGATGGAGATCATTACCTTGTGGCCGCAACATCCCGCCCACCGGTCCTGGTTTAGTGCATTGGCTGATGTCGCAGACAAAGCTGAGCGTCGAGC
This genomic interval from Corynebacterium poyangense contains the following:
- a CDS encoding FAD-binding oxidoreductase; translation: MAIDTRKTSIPLPPMTATLWGTPDEAKPLSPSIKKLLGKLLNASAENVAHPLEDEIQIQPSQINPDDLADLKKIVGDQFVTTEKRHRLRRSRGKSYPDLLDMRSGKELDSPDAVVAPGTEQEVLEILKLCSKKKIAVVPFGGGTSVVGGVNPLRGKFSALISLDLLRFNQLEDVDSLSMEATLGAGLSGPHAEILLENYGMQLGHYPQSFPYASIGGYAATRSSGQSSAGYGRFDEMVRGLTIVTPQGINHVGHNAPKSAAGPDLRGLFLGSEGVFGIITKVRVQVHKIPECKRYEAFSFKDFHSGVAAIRQAVQTGTGPTVIRLSDEMESSVNLTSTDSIGESDSKQKGCLCLTMYEGTSEHASSRHEETRNLLLSLGGKSLGENPVRQWEQGRFGAPVLRDGLLDNGAVCETLETATDWSNVISLKKAVTKAIGDRLANTGTPVLIMCHVSHIYDGGCSLYFTIIAGQSEDNPEEQWWNTKKAVCRAIVANGGTISHHHAVGADHREYLPHEIGDTNISLLRAIKNHLDPVGILNPAKLI
- a CDS encoding diacylglycerol kinase; translation: MFANSESYPLRTVEISRVALLTNPKAGKGNASRAAEIARQTLTRTGVDVVGISGSSAAASRQLAKEMIADPDIDALVVCGGDGLINLALQAHSYSNKPIGIIPSGTGNDTARALGISLDPRRAALTVVRGFTSTCDLGKLRDVHAKERYFGTIACAGFDSLVSDRANTLAWPHGKARYNLAMLVEFSKFHAIPAKIYLDDKECIDDDVTLCSIGNTTTYGGGMMACPHADHHDGLFDVTVIHRINRRKAARNVRRFFTGEFEGFPEATLHRAKKVEIHMPGINIYADGDRMFSSPVTAEIAPAAGCFIVPRP
- a CDS encoding YhgE/Pip family protein, translating into MSNLSDLHSTKRTIQRRRLWIRSSIIIVLVAPLLVAAAWMWSMWDPSHYLSEVKLAVVNEDLGTQQDGKQVSYGADVVKGLLETDYLNFTVENSSNADKGLRTGEYMAVLSIPKNFSSDIATVVNSHPKQPEVIISYNDHYGTNTPLLTSGLIPGIQQGIQMGISQGYGAQILDGLNKLGSGLNAASEGAKQLDDGMGQLKDGTAQGVDGTRQLKDGTEQLLNGAVQLDDGMSQLLDGTGKLGTGASQIDEGVGQLTGTLIPLLRQVGSVVSGITPVINQLENLGLHSQAQELRNSISALDNSSPDALSNQLQKLKSGTAEMSYNLNDPRAPYLSGVLQLKNGTSQLKDGANQLDDGMSQMKDGSFLLDDGARQLKEGTNQLRKGLSEGAQQAPKIEDIESSSHQIAVPVGYVQDYRHPVQTLQDLNNPTSKVLSEGVTMILILVFGFLAMALSSMLTPHLLGSRKHRGFIRPVLAGFGLLAAVNLAILTLLTWAGSAASFSIDSPLGFGVAIILIASNGTACFQMLRIVFGQLVGASLALGYFAYGVFCFGGVWPTQLTPAPLKALHYLHPMSYARDIYVRSVDSNFDGTFYRAVLVLIISTLCFLGVSICARMVKTMRNNKWESENHVDHIIQERYNYV
- a CDS encoding TetR/AcrR family transcriptional regulator encodes the protein MSSPSNPIGLISGVAKDNIEWNHGCDKVESSILASAKRLIIERGVQGTSMAAIARDAGISRPTLYARYENRDAIVRQLLNNEIVGLLDAVFPIPTTLEDFINQIIQVAEKAIGSKFLKAIVSHDPEALVTYQYARLGRSQLTLIRFIKNIILKLQQDNNISQEKICKDDPEVLATFVLSTTQAVALQSTALEPHLAGRTTWKIELSKILKGYLSNV